One window of Chryseobacterium sp. JJR-5R genomic DNA carries:
- a CDS encoding efflux RND transporter permease subunit codes for MKLAEISIKRPSLVIVLFTILTLGGLLSYSMMGYELIPKFETNMVTISTVYPGASPSEVETSVTRKIEDAVGSLENVKKVESSSYESLSVIMVQLNTGADVNYALNDAQRKVNAILADLPEDADPPSLQKFSLDDLPIMTLSISSDKLNSKELYDLLDKKVEPVFSRVNGVAQVDLVGGQEREIQVNLDEKKMQGYGVAISDVQQAILSSNLDFPTGALKTRTSRSTIRLSGKYRDIAEMNSLVVSNKNGAQVRLSDIATVFDTQKDIEKVARFNQNPTILLQVKKQSDANAVSVSEAVQKTIEQVQNNYKVQGLNVAIVDDNTDFTLEAADHVIFDLFLAIILVAVVMLLFLHNIRNAFIVMVSIPVSLIATVIGMYLMGYTLNLMSLLGLSLVVGILVDDAIVVLENVYRHMEMGKSRIRAAYDGASEIGFTVTAITMVIVVVFLPIAMSSGLVSDILAQFCVTVVIATLFSLLASFTIIPWLSSRFGKLVHLTGKNPFEKFILWFEKQLDKFTHWITGILEWVLKTGLRRVMTVVLTFVLLIVVTMGLMGGGFIGGEFFPKMDRGQFLVQMELPKDASVEKTNQLTLQVEKYLRNDKDVVDMITTVGQQSSGFGGAQATLYQSEIQVILVDKSERNESTDIKSAKIKRALEEKFTGVEFKTAPIGLMGADAAPIEMVVTAPDNATANKEANRILALLKKVPGAVDAELSSDSGNPEVQVNIDRDKMSSLGLNLSSVGQTMQTAFSGNTDGKFRAGEYEYDINIRFGDANRQSIDDVRNLMFTNPSGEQIRLSQFADVKMGSGPSLLERRDKTASVKVKSKVVGRAMADVANEWADQFMTNEKTKPAGVNYLWSGDMENQTEGMGTLGIALLAAIVLVYLVMVSLYDSFVYPFVVLFSIPLALIGVMIILAITGNTINIFTMLGMIMLIGLVAKNAIMIVDFANMRKAAGASTHDALIQANHARLRPILMTTIAMIFGMIPIAIAKGAGAEMNNGLAWVIIGGLTSSLFLTLIIVPTVYSLFDSMLRRMGKHETVDYEAEMKADYEHKELSEDGYTPKHID; via the coding sequence ATGAAGTTAGCAGAAATATCCATCAAAAGACCTTCCCTGGTCATCGTATTATTTACGATTCTGACATTGGGAGGTTTATTAAGCTACTCCATGATGGGGTACGAGTTGATTCCGAAGTTTGAAACCAACATGGTAACAATTTCCACGGTTTATCCCGGAGCTTCGCCTTCTGAGGTGGAAACTTCGGTAACCCGAAAGATTGAAGACGCCGTCGGTTCTTTGGAAAACGTAAAAAAAGTAGAATCTTCTTCTTACGAAAGTTTATCGGTAATCATGGTTCAGCTGAACACGGGAGCTGATGTAAACTATGCTTTAAATGATGCTCAGAGAAAGGTAAACGCTATTTTAGCAGACCTTCCGGAAGATGCAGATCCGCCTTCACTTCAAAAATTCTCTCTGGATGATTTACCGATCATGACGCTGAGTATTTCAAGTGATAAACTGAACAGCAAAGAGCTATACGACCTTTTGGATAAAAAGGTGGAACCGGTTTTCTCCCGTGTAAACGGTGTGGCCCAGGTTGACCTTGTCGGTGGACAGGAAAGGGAAATTCAGGTGAACCTGGATGAAAAGAAAATGCAGGGTTACGGCGTTGCCATATCAGATGTACAGCAGGCGATTCTTTCTTCCAATTTGGATTTCCCGACGGGAGCTCTGAAGACGAGAACTTCGAGATCTACCATCAGGCTTTCAGGAAAATACAGAGATATTGCCGAAATGAACAGTCTTGTAGTATCCAATAAAAACGGAGCTCAGGTTCGTTTATCAGACATTGCAACGGTTTTCGATACGCAAAAAGATATTGAAAAGGTAGCGAGATTCAACCAAAATCCTACCATTTTACTTCAGGTGAAAAAACAGTCTGATGCCAATGCAGTATCAGTTTCTGAAGCCGTGCAGAAGACAATTGAGCAGGTTCAGAACAATTATAAAGTTCAGGGGCTGAACGTTGCTATTGTAGATGACAACACAGACTTTACCCTTGAGGCCGCAGACCACGTGATTTTCGATTTATTCTTGGCGATTATCCTGGTGGCAGTGGTAATGCTGTTATTCCTTCACAACATCAGGAATGCATTTATTGTAATGGTTTCGATTCCGGTATCGTTGATTGCAACGGTGATCGGGATGTATCTGATGGGCTATACGCTAAACTTAATGAGTTTGCTGGGGCTTTCACTCGTTGTAGGTATTCTTGTAGATGATGCGATTGTGGTATTGGAAAACGTTTACCGCCACATGGAAATGGGGAAGAGCAGAATCCGTGCAGCATACGACGGAGCTTCGGAAATTGGATTTACCGTAACCGCAATCACAATGGTAATTGTGGTGGTATTCCTGCCGATTGCAATGAGTTCAGGTCTGGTTTCAGACATCCTGGCGCAGTTTTGTGTCACGGTAGTTATTGCCACACTGTTCTCATTACTGGCATCATTTACCATCATCCCATGGTTATCTTCAAGATTTGGAAAATTGGTTCATTTGACCGGTAAAAATCCTTTCGAGAAATTTATTCTCTGGTTTGAAAAGCAGCTGGATAAATTCACGCACTGGATTACAGGAATTTTGGAATGGGTTTTAAAAACAGGTTTAAGAAGGGTTATGACTGTTGTTCTTACATTTGTACTTCTGATTGTTGTGACAATGGGATTAATGGGTGGCGGATTTATCGGGGGAGAATTCTTCCCGAAAATGGACAGAGGTCAGTTCCTTGTTCAGATGGAATTGCCTAAAGATGCTTCCGTTGAAAAAACAAACCAATTGACTTTACAGGTTGAAAAATATCTGAGAAATGATAAAGATGTAGTCGATATGATTACTACAGTTGGTCAGCAGTCATCAGGTTTCGGTGGGGCGCAGGCAACTTTATACCAATCAGAAATTCAGGTAATTCTGGTTGATAAATCTGAACGTAATGAAAGTACAGATATTAAATCGGCTAAAATTAAAAGAGCTTTAGAAGAAAAATTCACCGGAGTTGAGTTTAAAACAGCACCAATCGGATTAATGGGAGCAGATGCCGCACCAATCGAAATGGTAGTTACTGCTCCTGATAATGCAACGGCAAACAAAGAAGCCAACAGAATTCTTGCTTTGCTTAAAAAAGTTCCGGGCGCCGTAGATGCAGAATTATCTTCTGACTCAGGAAACCCTGAAGTGCAGGTGAATATCGACAGAGATAAAATGTCTTCTTTAGGTTTAAATCTTTCAAGTGTCGGGCAGACCATGCAGACTGCATTCTCAGGAAACACAGACGGAAAATTCAGAGCCGGGGAATACGAATATGATATCAACATCCGTTTTGGAGATGCCAACAGACAGTCAATTGATGATGTAAGAAACTTAATGTTTACCAATCCATCAGGCGAGCAGATCAGATTGAGCCAGTTTGCTGATGTGAAAATGGGATCAGGGCCAAGTTTGCTGGAGCGTAGAGATAAAACGGCTTCCGTAAAAGTGAAATCTAAAGTGGTAGGTCGTGCAATGGCTGATGTTGCCAACGAATGGGCAGACCAGTTTATGACAAATGAAAAAACAAAACCAGCCGGAGTAAATTACCTCTGGAGTGGAGATATGGAGAACCAGACAGAAGGTATGGGTACTTTAGGAATCGCTTTACTGGCGGCTATTGTACTGGTTTATCTGGTGATGGTTTCGCTTTATGATTCGTTTGTGTATCCGTTCGTGGTATTGTTCTCCATTCCTCTGGCATTGATCGGGGTAATGATTATCCTTGCCATTACCGGAAATACCATCAATATCTTTACGATGCTGGGGATGATTATGTTGATTGGTCTGGTAGCGAAAAACGCAATTATGATTGTCGATTTTGCCAATATGAGAAAAGCAGCAGGTGCAAGTACGCATGACGCTTTGATTCAGGCTAACCATGCACGTCTCCGTCCGATCTTGATGACAACGATCGCAATGATCTTCGGTATGATCCCGATTGCGATTGCAAAAGGGGCAGGAGCGGAGATGAACAACGGATTGGCCTGGGTAATCATCGGTGGTCTGACCTCATCATTATTCCTTACCTTAATTATTGTTCCTACGGTTTATTCACTATTCGATTCAATGTTGAGAAGAATGGGTAAACATGAAACAGTTGATTATGAAGCTGAAATGAAAGCAGACTATGAACATAAAGAATTAAGTGAAGACGGTTACACCCCGAAACACATAGATTAA
- a CDS encoding KTSC domain-containing protein gives MKRIGEHRKLLGVDNTATLKDLKTIYRNAMKDTHPDKFVNDEAGQLEAEEKSKSIIEAYHFLVSINPETQEKYKEEYTETITTSIITDFYLEKQILKVQHLNGKMFEYIGVPRNVYIKMVNSDSASRFARRHIYGKFIYRKSGEVMAD, from the coding sequence ATGAAAAGAATTGGCGAACACCGAAAACTTTTAGGCGTAGACAATACCGCTACCCTGAAAGATCTGAAAACCATCTACAGAAATGCGATGAAAGATACGCATCCTGATAAATTTGTAAATGACGAAGCTGGGCAGCTGGAAGCGGAAGAGAAAAGCAAATCGATCATTGAAGCCTATCATTTTCTGGTAAGCATCAACCCGGAAACGCAGGAAAAATATAAGGAAGAATACACGGAAACGATTACCACCTCCATCATCACCGATTTCTATCTGGAGAAACAGATTCTGAAAGTTCAGCACCTGAACGGGAAAATGTTCGAATATATCGGGGTGCCAAGGAATGTATACATCAAAATGGTAAATTCAGATTCGGCCAGCCGTTTTGCCAGAAGGCATATTTACGGAAAGTTCATCTACAGGAAATCCGGTGAGGTAATGGCAGATTAA
- a CDS encoding helix-turn-helix domain-containing protein: MSTSKKRSDCPISSSLDVWGDKWSLLIVRDLMFSKQCTYGDFLKSDEKIATNILASRLLMLEQNGIITKQDHPDSKAKVLYKLTEKGIDLMPLLIEINLWAEKYSIIPESQAMILKEVKKDKAGFIGKQIDVLKREVL, from the coding sequence ATGTCAACTTCAAAAAAGAGATCAGACTGCCCGATCAGCAGCTCATTGGATGTATGGGGAGACAAATGGTCTCTGTTGATTGTACGGGACCTGATGTTTTCCAAGCAGTGTACCTACGGGGATTTCCTGAAATCCGACGAAAAAATAGCGACCAATATCCTGGCTTCCCGCCTCCTAATGCTGGAACAGAACGGCATCATCACCAAACAGGACCATCCTGACAGCAAAGCCAAAGTCCTGTACAAACTCACCGAAAAAGGGATCGACCTTATGCCTTTGCTGATTGAAATCAACCTCTGGGCAGAAAAATATTCGATTATTCCTGAAAGCCAGGCGATGATTTTAAAAGAGGTGAAAAAGGATAAGGCAGGGTTTATTGGGAAGCAGATTGATGTGTTGAAGAGGGAGGTTTTGTAA
- a CDS encoding alkene reductase — MENPLFKHYGNNTLNLSNRMVMAPMTRSRSDNPEHKATGLTAKYYRQRATAGLIITEGTFISPEAVGVVNVPGIYTPAQIEGWKLTTQAVHEEGGKIFAQLWHTGAYSHPDLHNGKKPLAPSDVNPEQQIFTAKGFQPSHKPQPMTTEDIKRTVNDFKQAALNAFEAGFDGAELHGANGYLLQQFFSKNSNLRTDEYGGSVENRARILFDILDSIKEVADIRKIGVRLNPSLNGIMGILVDDETIELYHYIVNRLNDYDLAYIHLIEPFTDVSGNAYAIQEVAKYFRKIYSGTIIINRAFTKETATKVLQDGDADLVSFGVPFIANPDLPERFKTEAPLNQPDQATFYTPGEKGYTDYPALNN; from the coding sequence ATGGAAAATCCACTTTTTAAACATTACGGAAACAATACCTTGAATCTCAGTAATCGCATGGTCATGGCTCCGATGACCCGAAGCCGTTCAGACAATCCCGAACATAAAGCCACCGGACTCACTGCAAAATATTACCGGCAGAGAGCAACAGCAGGGTTGATCATTACGGAAGGCACCTTCATCAGCCCGGAAGCGGTAGGTGTTGTCAATGTGCCCGGAATCTATACTCCGGCACAGATTGAAGGCTGGAAACTGACGACGCAAGCTGTTCATGAAGAGGGCGGCAAAATATTCGCACAGCTTTGGCACACAGGAGCCTATTCGCATCCTGATTTACACAACGGCAAAAAACCGTTGGCTCCGTCCGATGTCAATCCTGAACAGCAGATTTTTACGGCAAAAGGATTTCAGCCATCGCACAAGCCTCAGCCGATGACCACAGAAGATATCAAAAGAACGGTAAACGATTTCAAACAGGCTGCACTCAATGCTTTTGAAGCCGGTTTTGACGGGGCAGAGCTTCACGGGGCCAACGGATACCTGCTGCAGCAGTTTTTCAGCAAGAACAGTAATTTAAGGACCGATGAATACGGCGGTTCCGTAGAAAACAGGGCAAGGATTCTGTTTGACATCCTGGATTCGATAAAAGAAGTGGCCGACATCAGGAAAATCGGAGTCCGCCTAAATCCTTCACTCAACGGCATTATGGGAATCCTGGTGGATGATGAAACCATTGAGCTGTATCATTATATCGTTAACCGCCTCAATGATTATGATCTGGCATATATTCACCTGATCGAGCCCTTTACCGATGTTTCAGGTAACGCCTATGCAATACAGGAAGTGGCAAAATATTTCAGAAAAATATACAGCGGAACCATTATCATCAACAGGGCTTTCACCAAAGAGACAGCCACAAAGGTTCTGCAGGACGGCGATGCCGATCTGGTATCTTTTGGAGTTCCGTTTATCGCCAATCCGGATCTGCCGGAACGTTTCAAAACAGAGGCGCCGCTTAACCAGCCGGACCAGGCAACATTTTATACCCCCGGCGAAAAAGGATATACCGATTACCCGGCGCTGAACAATTAA
- a CDS encoding SDR family oxidoreductase translates to MKTTGNTVFISGGSAGIGLAIAKKLHAEGNIIIINGRNEERLQNALKELAGATAIQGDLSLESDRLRITEELKTNHPGLNIIINNAGAAFAYLLNETRNAHEKAAAEMNTNYFSIIHFTELLLPHLLQKAEAAVINISSISVFGSHKMLPTYGATKAALHSYTVALRQTYEEQENIRIYEVYPPLVNTEFSAEIGGANGIPPSEVADELLAALEKNQFDVPVGDAKKFFSQKPS, encoded by the coding sequence ATGAAAACAACAGGAAATACAGTATTCATCAGTGGCGGAAGTGCCGGAATCGGCTTGGCCATCGCAAAAAAACTTCATGCGGAGGGCAACATCATCATCATCAACGGCAGAAATGAAGAACGCCTTCAGAATGCTTTAAAAGAACTTGCGGGCGCAACAGCAATTCAGGGTGATCTGTCTTTGGAATCAGACAGGCTCCGGATTACAGAAGAACTGAAGACCAACCATCCCGGACTGAATATAATCATCAACAATGCAGGGGCAGCATTCGCCTATCTGTTAAACGAAACCCGGAATGCCCATGAAAAGGCTGCTGCTGAGATGAATACCAATTACTTCAGCATCATTCATTTTACAGAGCTTTTGCTTCCTCACCTGCTACAGAAAGCAGAGGCTGCGGTAATCAATATTTCTTCTATATCCGTTTTCGGAAGCCATAAAATGTTGCCGACCTACGGGGCCACTAAAGCTGCCCTGCACAGTTACACGGTTGCTTTGAGGCAGACGTATGAAGAACAGGAAAATATCCGGATTTATGAAGTTTACCCGCCGTTGGTAAATACGGAATTCTCTGCAGAAATCGGAGGTGCCAACGGGATCCCGCCTTCTGAAGTTGCCGATGAACTGTTGGCTGCGCTGGAGAAAAATCAGTTTGACGTTCCGGTAGGGGATGCCAAAAAGTTTTTTTCACAAAAACCTTCATAA
- a CDS encoding SDR family oxidoreductase — protein MELKGKTILITGGASGIGLEAAKQFLEIGAKVIITGRNQDKLDKAKKLYPELTAIKSDLASPADAELLYSRIKESGGIDILYNNAGVLVPTSNLGKADDKHAESAAYEMEINYLGVIRINNIFMDMLKSRKEAAIINTTSILSMVPSLIEATYSSSKVALAFYTVSLREHMRIIGSSLKIFELVPPLVATEMTAERNDKKITSEEMAKGLIKGLQGDVYTIRVGDAKIFDPIRRFFPKLAFKIINPKKTDQFLK, from the coding sequence ATGGAATTAAAAGGAAAAACGATTCTGATTACCGGCGGAGCTTCCGGTATCGGCCTCGAAGCAGCAAAACAGTTTCTGGAAATCGGGGCTAAAGTTATAATCACAGGGCGTAACCAGGATAAACTGGACAAAGCCAAAAAGCTGTATCCTGAATTAACAGCCATAAAAAGCGATTTGGCCAGTCCTGCTGATGCTGAACTTCTTTACAGCAGAATAAAAGAATCGGGAGGGATTGATATTCTCTACAACAATGCAGGCGTACTGGTTCCGACGTCCAATTTGGGTAAAGCAGACGATAAGCACGCAGAAAGTGCGGCTTATGAAATGGAAATTAATTACCTGGGCGTCATAAGGATTAACAATATTTTTATGGATATGCTTAAATCAAGAAAAGAAGCGGCCATAATCAATACAACATCCATTTTAAGCATGGTCCCTTCTCTGATTGAAGCGACTTATTCATCCTCAAAAGTGGCGCTTGCTTTTTATACGGTCTCACTTCGTGAACATATGAGGATTATCGGAAGCAGTTTAAAAATATTTGAATTGGTCCCGCCATTGGTTGCTACAGAAATGACTGCAGAACGGAATGATAAGAAAATAACTTCCGAAGAAATGGCAAAAGGCCTTATCAAAGGATTACAGGGAGATGTTTACACCATTCGTGTCGGAGACGCAAAAATATTTGATCCAATCCGAAGATTTTTCCCAAAACTGGCTTTTAAGATTATAAACCCAAAAAAGACCGATCAATTTTTAAAATAA
- a CDS encoding NADP-dependent oxidoreductase, producing MKAFSISRYQKESPLELADLPEPVIKDNEVLVEIHAAGVNLLDSKIKSGEFKLILPYKLPLVLGHDVAGIVVKAGAKVKNFRVGDEIYSRPSDFQIGTFAEYIAIHEKDVALKPENLSMEEAASIPLVGLTAWQVLVEKSKMRRGQKVFIQAGSGGVGTFAVQLAKHLGAAVATTASEKSFEFLKNLGADVLIDYKTQDFEDILIDYDVVLNSQDSKTLEKSFNVVKPGGKVISISGPPTPAFAEEKKLPWYMKLATRFLSSKIRKIAKKRHISYSFLFMRASGAQLSEITGLIEAGKIKPVIDKVFSFDKTNDALAYVESGRAKGKVVIKMK from the coding sequence ATGAAAGCATTCAGCATCAGCCGTTATCAAAAAGAAAGTCCGCTTGAATTGGCAGACCTTCCGGAACCGGTTATAAAAGACAATGAAGTTTTAGTTGAGATTCACGCCGCCGGTGTCAATCTTTTGGATTCAAAAATAAAGAGCGGTGAATTTAAACTGATTTTGCCGTATAAGCTGCCGCTGGTTTTAGGCCACGATGTTGCCGGCATTGTTGTAAAAGCAGGAGCCAAGGTGAAAAACTTCAGAGTGGGTGATGAAATTTATTCAAGGCCCTCAGATTTCCAGATCGGCACTTTCGCAGAATATATTGCTATTCATGAAAAAGATGTTGCTTTAAAACCTGAAAACCTTTCAATGGAAGAAGCGGCTTCAATTCCACTGGTCGGATTGACAGCATGGCAGGTTTTGGTTGAGAAATCAAAGATGCGGAGAGGACAGAAGGTTTTTATTCAGGCTGGATCCGGCGGCGTGGGAACATTTGCCGTTCAGCTTGCGAAACATTTGGGAGCAGCCGTGGCAACGACAGCGAGTGAAAAAAGTTTTGAATTTTTAAAAAATCTAGGTGCAGATGTTTTGATCGATTATAAAACACAGGATTTCGAAGATATTTTAATTGATTATGATGTGGTGCTAAACAGCCAGGACAGCAAAACACTCGAAAAATCTTTTAATGTGGTAAAGCCCGGTGGAAAAGTTATTTCAATTTCCGGCCCGCCCACACCTGCGTTTGCAGAAGAGAAAAAGTTACCCTGGTATATGAAACTGGCGACCCGGTTTTTAAGCAGTAAGATCAGAAAAATTGCCAAGAAGCGGCATATCAGCTATTCTTTTCTGTTTATGAGAGCCAGCGGGGCACAGCTTTCGGAAATCACCGGCCTGATCGAAGCCGGAAAAATTAAACCGGTCATTGATAAAGTTTTCTCTTTTGATAAAACCAATGATGCCTTAGCCTATGTTGAAAGCGGCCGCGCCAAAGGAAAAGTCGTGATAAAGATGAAATAA
- the nudK gene encoding GDP-mannose pyrophosphatase NudK: MQDKNVHIEKTEILSDNWYTLKKVTFNIRKKDGTTEQQSREAYDRGNGAVILLYSKAAGTVILTRQFRLPTFINGNPTGMMIEACAGLLDNDDPEDCIRRETEEETGYKISHIEKIFEAYMSPGSVTEILHFFIAEYLTEMKITDGGGLDDEGENIEVLELSFEEALKMIDSGEMKDAKTIMLLQYLRLKNVL, encoded by the coding sequence ATGCAAGATAAAAACGTACATATAGAAAAAACCGAAATCTTATCAGACAACTGGTACACGCTGAAAAAAGTAACCTTTAATATCCGGAAAAAAGACGGGACCACAGAACAGCAAAGCCGTGAAGCCTACGACCGGGGAAACGGAGCCGTTATTCTATTGTACAGCAAGGCTGCCGGTACAGTAATCTTAACACGCCAGTTCAGATTGCCCACCTTTATCAACGGAAATCCGACGGGAATGATGATTGAAGCCTGTGCAGGACTGCTGGATAATGACGATCCTGAAGACTGCATCAGAAGGGAAACAGAAGAGGAAACCGGATATAAGATTTCCCATATTGAAAAAATATTCGAAGCCTATATGTCGCCGGGTTCCGTAACGGAAATCCTTCATTTTTTTATTGCCGAATATTTAACGGAAATGAAAATTACAGACGGCGGCGGACTTGATGATGAGGGGGAAAATATTGAAGTGCTGGAACTTTCGTTTGAGGAAGCCCTGAAAATGATTGATTCCGGGGAAATGAAAGATGCAAAAACCATTATGCTGCTGCAATATCTGAGGCTTAAAAACGTTTTATAG
- a CDS encoding TIGR01777 family oxidoreductase — protein sequence MKEIILITGAGGLIARELSKQLKNDYTVRFLTRKKRYGHDFEWDLSKGTLDEKALEGISHIIHLAGANISEKRWTDERKKELISSRIDSAGLLLKSLEQKRIRLKSFISASGINYYGTETTEKIFTEEDGPGNDFLSDVVVQWEKAADAFKKHNIAERVIKFRTAVVLSEKDGALKKMLPTIKMGIGSPLGTGKQYMPWIHIKDICSMYKFALKNPEMEGAFNAVAPEHTTNKELTEKIAEILKKPLFMPNVPAFVLKLVFGELSDAVLKGSRASSGKILETGFRFEFPDLKKALEDLLKNNRP from the coding sequence ATGAAGGAAATTATCCTGATTACCGGAGCCGGCGGGCTGATTGCACGCGAACTGTCAAAGCAGCTTAAAAATGATTATACCGTCCGTTTCCTGACCCGGAAAAAGAGGTATGGCCATGACTTTGAATGGGATCTCAGCAAAGGAACCCTTGATGAAAAAGCCCTGGAAGGGATTTCGCATATTATTCATCTGGCAGGAGCTAATATTTCTGAAAAACGATGGACTGATGAAAGGAAAAAAGAACTGATCTCCAGCCGTATAGATTCTGCCGGCCTGCTTTTAAAGTCTTTGGAACAAAAAAGAATCAGGCTTAAATCATTTATTTCAGCATCCGGGATCAACTATTACGGAACCGAGACCACAGAGAAAATATTTACTGAAGAAGACGGCCCGGGAAATGACTTTTTAAGCGATGTTGTCGTGCAGTGGGAGAAAGCAGCCGATGCATTTAAGAAACATAATATCGCTGAACGGGTGATCAAGTTCAGAACAGCTGTTGTACTGTCTGAAAAGGACGGGGCTTTAAAGAAAATGCTTCCGACCATAAAGATGGGAATAGGTTCACCGCTGGGAACCGGAAAACAGTATATGCCGTGGATCCATATTAAGGACATCTGCAGTATGTATAAATTTGCTTTAAAGAATCCTGAAATGGAGGGTGCCTTTAATGCCGTGGCTCCTGAACATACTACCAATAAAGAGCTTACGGAAAAAATTGCGGAGATACTCAAGAAGCCGTTATTCATGCCGAATGTTCCGGCTTTTGTATTAAAACTGGTATTCGGTGAACTGTCTGATGCGGTACTCAAAGGTTCAAGAGCATCTTCCGGAAAAATCCTTGAAACAGGCTTCCGGTTTGAATTTCCGGATTTAAAAAAAGCGCTGGAAGATTTATTAAAAAATAACCGGCCATAA
- a CDS encoding HPP family protein, whose amino-acid sequence MRKTIKRTLRVSKYVIYRETLVDYKEHFWSFLGAFFGIGIIAFIQSHTLSVTENIFLIGSFGASSVLIYGAIQSPLAQPRNLVGGHIISALVGVTVYKLIPDIIWLSAPLAVAFSIVLMQYTKTLHPPGGATALIAVSSTGKIPELGYGYVLSPVLTGCIILLIAALFFNNITSTRRYPVHSLFRRPLKRKHTHAQNEKIKR is encoded by the coding sequence ATGAGGAAGACGATAAAAAGGACATTGAGGGTTTCAAAATATGTGATTTACCGGGAGACCCTGGTAGATTACAAGGAACATTTCTGGTCTTTTCTGGGAGCCTTCTTCGGAATCGGGATTATTGCTTTTATTCAGTCGCATACCTTATCTGTAACAGAAAATATTTTCCTCATCGGTTCTTTCGGTGCTTCGAGTGTTTTGATTTACGGCGCCATCCAGAGCCCGCTGGCCCAACCCAGGAACCTCGTGGGCGGACATATTATTTCGGCATTGGTGGGTGTTACCGTTTACAAGTTAATTCCGGATATTATCTGGCTTTCTGCACCGCTGGCCGTTGCTTTTTCCATTGTCCTGATGCAGTATACCAAAACGCTGCATCCGCCCGGCGGAGCAACAGCGCTGATTGCAGTAAGCTCCACAGGGAAAATTCCTGAACTGGGATATGGGTATGTACTTTCTCCGGTGCTTACAGGCTGTATCATCCTGTTGATTGCTGCCCTTTTTTTCAATAATATCACATCCACCAGAAGATATCCTGTCCATTCCCTATTCAGGAGACCACTTAAAAGAAAACATACACATGCACAAAATGAAAAAATAAAAAGATGA
- a CDS encoding single-stranded DNA-binding protein has product MSLRNKVTLVGYTGKEVEMISFENGNLKAAVSLATSDYYTNAKGDKVEETQWHSLVAFGKTAEIFQKYVTKGKEIAVEGKLTYRSYDDKDGIKRYITEIKVDEILLLGGK; this is encoded by the coding sequence ATGTCACTAAGAAACAAAGTAACATTAGTAGGTTACACAGGAAAAGAAGTTGAAATGATCAGCTTTGAAAACGGAAATTTAAAAGCAGCTGTATCTTTGGCTACAAGCGATTACTACACTAACGCAAAGGGGGATAAGGTGGAAGAAACACAATGGCACAGCCTCGTTGCTTTCGGGAAAACCGCAGAGATTTTTCAGAAATATGTTACCAAAGGAAAAGAGATTGCAGTGGAAGGCAAGCTGACCTACCGGTCTTATGATGACAAAGACGGTATAAAAAGGTATATCACGGAAATAAAAGTAGATGAAATCCTGCTTCTGGGAGGTAAATAA
- a CDS encoding HRDC domain-containing protein has translation MKVKIFKIRLPEEFLHKDQKALDAFLIAKEIIKVETAFVNDENYWSVVLYFEELKATQDVVKDAKSVKYSADSEELNDDEEKILDALKLWRSEKARENNLPTYFIATNKELTSVAKYKPAKKEELLEIKGFGKHKIENYGEEILEILEST, from the coding sequence ATGAAAGTGAAAATATTTAAAATCAGATTACCGGAAGAATTCCTTCACAAGGACCAGAAAGCCCTGGATGCTTTTCTGATAGCCAAAGAAATCATAAAAGTAGAAACTGCTTTTGTGAACGATGAAAATTACTGGTCTGTTGTATTGTATTTTGAAGAGCTGAAAGCTACGCAGGATGTGGTAAAAGATGCAAAAAGCGTCAAATATTCCGCAGACAGTGAGGAACTGAATGATGACGAAGAGAAAATTCTGGATGCCCTGAAGCTTTGGCGCTCCGAAAAGGCCAGGGAAAACAATCTCCCGACCTATTTCATTGCTACGAATAAAGAACTGACTTCGGTTGCCAAATACAAACCGGCCAAGAAAGAGGAACTGCTTGAAATCAAAGGTTTCGGAAAACATAAAATAGAAAATTACGGAGAAGAGATCCTGGAAATATTAGAAAGTACCTGA